CTGCGGTTTGGCCATGCTCACCGCGGCCGATGCCTTGGGCAGGTTCACCTTGATGCCCTGCACCGACGCGGTCGTCATGATGATGAAGATGACGAGCAGCACGTACGCCAGATCGAGCATCGGCGTGATGTTGATGTCGTCATACGGCTTGTCGTCGTCCTGGGCGCGCATGGCGGCGTGTCCTTACGCGGCGACCGCGGCGGGAGCCACGGTGCGCTGCTGCTCGGCCAGGCGGGTCACGAACTCATCCACGAACACCTGCATGTTGGCAGTGACGTTCTTGTTGCGGATGAGCAGGTAGTTGTAGCCAAACAGCGCCGGGATGGCGACGAACAGGCCGGCCACGGTGGCGAGCAGCGCGGCGGCGATACCCGGGGCGATGGCGTTGACGTTCACGTCGCCGGCCGCCGCGATCGCCGCGAACGTGATCATGACGCCGACCACGGTACCGAGCAGGCCAAGGAACGGGCCGCCGGAGATGGCGATGGTGAGCATCACCATCGATTTGGCCAGTCGCTGGTTTTCACGCACCATCGTGGAATCCATGGTGGCGCGGATGGCTTCGATCGATTCCGGGGCGATATGGTCATGACCGTCCGCGTCGCGGCGGTTCCACACTTCACCGGCACCCACCTTGTAGAGGCGGTAGAGCGAGGCATCACCGAGGCGCGCGGCGGCCGGGTCACGCGAGAGAGCAAGGATGTTGCGGCCCTGCTTGCGGAACGCATCGAGGAACTCATCGTTGGCGCGGCTCACGCGGTTCACGTACGAAGCGCGCTGCCACATCACGACCCACGAGATCACGGCCATGACGAGCAGGATGCCGATCACGACCCAGGCGTCCGCCGTCACCGACTTCACGATGATCCCGAAGTAGCCGAAGCCGACACCGGCCTGCTTCTCGTCCGTGCCGTAGGCCACCAACTTCGATTCCGCACCCTGCGCCTGTGCATCGACGGCGATCAGCGCGGCGGGGCGTGCCACGCGGGAAATGCGAACTTCATCCATGAGGCCCGCGAACGCCGTACCGGCGTTCGGCGCATCGGCGCTATCGCTTCCGAGCGTGGCTTCCGTGTTCAGCGCTGGCAGTGCGGCGGCGAGCGTTGCATACGGCTTGCCATCCACGAAGAGCTGGATATTGCCATCGGCGGCGGTCACGGCCACGTGTGCCCACGCGGCGGCCTTCAGCGGCTCACCCGGCGTGCTGGCGGGAGCGGCATCGCCCTCGCCTACCTGCACGAACGGCGCACCGTTCTGCAGGCCGATGATCAGTTCTTGCGTGCCCTGGCGGCGAGCGTACAGCGTGACACGCCCATCGCTCACCGCATCCGGCTTCACCCACGCACTGAACGTAAACGCACCGCCCTGGGCCAGGGCCATCGATACCGCACCCGGGATCCTGAGGCCTTGCTTGCCATCGAAGCGGGCGGCCTTGCCAATGATACCGTCCACGGTGGCAACGCTGCCCGCCGCGTTGTTGGCGTAGGCCGTGGCATCGCGCGGGGCGCTACCCGCGGCGTCTTCAAAATGGTAGACCGCGGCGTAGTCGGCATCGAACGTGGCCGCACCCTTGTCGCCACCCTGCGCCTTCGGGTTGCCGTAGTACATCCACACCTGCTGCTGCGCATCGGCGCCCAGCTGCGGCACATCCACCCAGACCAGGGCCACGCCCAGCACCGGATCGAAGCTCTCGACCTGGTAGTTCAGCGGCGTCTTGTCATCGGCGGCGACGAAACGGATGTCGTTACCGGATTCCGAAACGCCATCGAACGTGAAGTTGCCTGAGTGCAGACGAATCAGCATGGGCACACGGCCCACGGCCGTCGATACATTGCCGCCCTTGGCGGTGGTATCGAGGGTGATGGCCTTGCGGTAGGCAAAATCCTGGTTCCACCACGACGCATCGGCGGCATGGGCAGCCGGCGCAAGGCCGATCAACATGGAGGCGAGGAACAGAAGTCGTTTCACGGTGGTACCCCTGGGTGGTTGCCCTAGCGCCCGGTCAGAGCTCGGCCTTGAGAGAAAAATGAATACGGGTGTCGTGGGCCTTCGTGGCCTGCCCGTCGTTGAGCGGGTAAGCGATCTCGAAGGCGCCGGTGGCGATGTTGAACAGCTGGAAGCGCGTGCCTACGCCCACGCTGGATAGGTCGTAGGTCTTCACCGTGCGGCTGCCGGCATCCGGGTTGTTCGCATCGATGAGCTGCGGTAGTGCGTTCATCAGCTGCAGGTGCGCGCCATCGGCAAACGCGAGGAAGCGCCAGTCGTTCACCCAGCCACCGATGTGCGAGCCGATCGACGGCGTACGCAGTTCCATGGATCCGATGACGCCGTGGTCGGCCGTCTCTTCGGCCTCAAGGTAGCCGCGCACCGTGCTCTCGCCGCCGGCGGCGAACTGTTCGCTGGATACGAGCGATGACGTGGAGAGCTGCAGCGCTAGGCGGCCGACCAGGCTCCAGCCATTGTCGAAGTTGCGGGTGTGCCCGCCTTCGGCCTTGACGTAGAAGAAGTTCTGCCGCGCCTTGTAGCGCTGGTTATCGAACTCCGCAGCGCTGCTGCCGCCCGCGCGGAAGCCAGCGACGCCACCGAGCGACATGGTGCTCAGCGACTTTTCGCCGACGCGCTGCCCCTGGTAGGTCACGCTCACCGGGATGTACGTGATGGGCGCCTTCGAGGTGTCCTCGCCCAGTACAAGGTTCTGGTCGAAGTGCTTGCGGGTGACGCCAAGCGAGAGCGATTGCGAGTACTCGCCATGGGTAGGCAGGTTGCGCACGAAGGTGAAACCGAACGCATTGCCCTTGCCCAGCACGGTAGTGCCGCCCACGGCGTTGGCGTTGCTGTTGGACTTGTAGCCGGAGGCCAGCATGCTCCAGTCGGTGTTGAACGGCACGAGGTACGAGCCGGCCCACACTTCCGAGCTGTTACGGTCCTGCGGTGCGACGATATAGGTGAGCGAGGCCGCGTGGCCCTGCTGGAACAGGTTGTCATCACGGATGCTGGCGACGGTGCGCAGTTCCGGCGTGTTCACGCTGTGGTCGTTGTTGACTTCCAGGCTGGCGGTGACCGGCTTGTTGTCATTGACCTTCAGGGTGACATCCATCGTGTTGGGCAGCTTGCCCGGGGTGAGCACCGGAACCACCTGCGCACCAGCGCGGCGGTTCACATCGGTGAGCTGCTGCTGCGCCGCGCTGAAGTTCGGCACGTCGCCTTCGGTCAGGGCCGGTACGCCCTCGCGAATCTCCTTGGGCGAACGGTATATCGCGCCTTCCACGCGCACGCGCCCGATGGTGTTCTCCGTGACCTGCAGGCGGATCACGCCTTCCTTCACCTGCTGCGGCGGGATATCCACCACTACCGACTGGAAGCCGTGCGCCTGGTACACCTTCTGCAATGCATCGCGCGCGCCACTTACATCATTCATCGATTTGCCGGGACCCAGGAACGGGTACACCGCGGTTTCGATATCGAGGGCTTGCAGCGTGGTGTTGCCGTCGACGACGTATTCGTTCACATCGAACGACTGCGGCGCATCCTGCGCGGTGGCATGGGCGGTAAGCCCCAACGCGATGGCGGTGGCCAGGGCCAACACCCGCGGGTTTGCGGCACGCTTCATGCGTTCACCCGAAATGCTCGTGTACCCACGCGGACTTTCCCCTGTGTTCCGTTTGCCCCTTAGACGCGTGGGCTGGGGTGGCACTGAACCGGTGTCACGAAAAATTCATGCGGCCCCGCATGGCCCGCGCGCCGCCTAGCTCAAAAGCACCCAGCCACCGGGCAAATGCGTGGCATGCGCGCCATAGGCATCCTCGATCAGCGTGGCTACCTCACCCATCTGATCCAGCGTGAAACGCGCATGGACGCGGCGCTCGCCTAAGGTGCGGTCGGTGATGACGATGCGCCCTGGCCGGTAGCGATTGATATCCGCCACGACATCGGCCAGTGGCTGGTTGTCATAGATAAGCACGCGATCGCGCCACGCAAGTGCGGTATCAAGATTCACCGCCACGGGTGCGCCTATGCCGCTGTCGTCGAACGCCACCTGCTGCGATGGCTTCACGGGCACATTGGCGCCCGCACGGTTGATCACCGTCTGGCCACCCAGGCAGGTCACGGTGGCGGTCGCATCCGCGCAACGCACGGCGAACGAGGCACCCGGTGACGAGAACAGCCGCCCATCGGCCACCTCGACCACGAACGGCTCCTTGCGGGCCGCATCAATCCTTACCACGGCCTCGCCCTGGCGCAGGTGCATGCCGGTCACCGTGCCGCCTTGCTCGCGTACGGCAATATCGGTATCGGTGTTCATTTCCAGCGACACGCCGGGCGCGATGGAAAGCGTCTTCTGCTGGCCTACCCGGGTACGCAGGGTACGGCCATCGGGCGTGGAGCCCTGGCCGAACACATCGCTGCGTACCATGAGCAAGCCCGCCACCGATGCCGCCAGCGCGCCGCCAATGA
Above is a genomic segment from Luteibacter aegosomatissinici containing:
- a CDS encoding DUF2341 domain-containing protein, producing MKRLLFLASMLIGLAPAAHAADASWWNQDFAYRKAITLDTTAKGGNVSTAVGRVPMLIRLHSGNFTFDGVSESGNDIRFVAADDKTPLNYQVESFDPVLGVALVWVDVPQLGADAQQQVWMYYGNPKAQGGDKGAATFDADYAAVYHFEDAAGSAPRDATAYANNAAGSVATVDGIIGKAARFDGKQGLRIPGAVSMALAQGGAFTFSAWVKPDAVSDGRVTLYARRQGTQELIIGLQNGAPFVQVGEGDAAPASTPGEPLKAAAWAHVAVTAADGNIQLFVDGKPYATLAAALPALNTEATLGSDSADAPNAGTAFAGLMDEVRISRVARPAALIAVDAQAQGAESKLVAYGTDEKQAGVGFGYFGIIVKSVTADAWVVIGILLVMAVISWVVMWQRASYVNRVSRANDEFLDAFRKQGRNILALSRDPAAARLGDASLYRLYKVGAGEVWNRRDADGHDHIAPESIEAIRATMDSTMVRENQRLAKSMVMLTIAISGGPFLGLLGTVVGVMITFAAIAAAGDVNVNAIAPGIAAALLATVAGLFVAIPALFGYNYLLIRNKNVTANMQVFVDEFVTRLAEQQRTVAPAAVAA
- a CDS encoding ShlB/FhaC/HecB family hemolysin secretion/activation protein, which encodes MKRAANPRVLALATAIALGLTAHATAQDAPQSFDVNEYVVDGNTTLQALDIETAVYPFLGPGKSMNDVSGARDALQKVYQAHGFQSVVVDIPPQQVKEGVIRLQVTENTIGRVRVEGAIYRSPKEIREGVPALTEGDVPNFSAAQQQLTDVNRRAGAQVVPVLTPGKLPNTMDVTLKVNDNKPVTASLEVNNDHSVNTPELRTVASIRDDNLFQQGHAASLTYIVAPQDRNSSEVWAGSYLVPFNTDWSMLASGYKSNSNANAVGGTTVLGKGNAFGFTFVRNLPTHGEYSQSLSLGVTRKHFDQNLVLGEDTSKAPITYIPVSVTYQGQRVGEKSLSTMSLGGVAGFRAGGSSAAEFDNQRYKARQNFFYVKAEGGHTRNFDNGWSLVGRLALQLSTSSLVSSEQFAAGGESTVRGYLEAEETADHGVIGSMELRTPSIGSHIGGWVNDWRFLAFADGAHLQLMNALPQLIDANNPDAGSRTVKTYDLSSVGVGTRFQLFNIATGAFEIAYPLNDGQATKAHDTRIHFSLKAEL
- a CDS encoding FecR family protein, with the translated sequence MEPLHRHDSDSHAHAWLVHLTSGTATREDGEAFRRWCAESQEHALAFARARALWEALGPAAALREHEQRTRGRARARHDVRMSRRAFIGGALAASVAGLLMVRSDVFGQGSTPDGRTLRTRVGQQKTLSIAPGVSLEMNTDTDIAVREQGGTVTGMHLRQGEAVVRIDAARKEPFVVEVADGRLFSSPGASFAVRCADATATVTCLGGQTVINRAGANVPVKPSQQVAFDDSGIGAPVAVNLDTALAWRDRVLIYDNQPLADVVADINRYRPGRIVITDRTLGERRVHARFTLDQMGEVATLIEDAYGAHATHLPGGWVLLS